The Neomonachus schauinslandi chromosome 11, ASM220157v2, whole genome shotgun sequence genomic sequence AGAGAGTTTTGAAGCACTTGACGTAGTGTGTAGCTTAGACTCACAGAACTTTGGCTCGCTAACCTGGCTGCATACTAGAGTCACCTAGGGGGTTTCAAAAAGTAGATTCCTGGGCCTTCCTCCAGACTCACTGAGTAGTATTGGGGGCGGGGCCCTTGGATTTGTGTCTTTAAAACTTTCCTCTGTGTTTCTGGTATCTTACCAGGTTTGGGATTCACGAATTCGGCCAGAGGCAGATTGGGCTTCGTGAGGTGTGGTGACTTGCTGGCAGAGACTGAGGGGGTAGAGCTGGGATCGTGGCCTATGACTTAAATTCGATACTCTTTCTACTGTACTGTGTCTTGTCTTGCTGAGTCTGGGTAATATGGGAGAGAAAATTCCTGGAAAAATTTTCTTCCAGGAAATACActcttttctcctgtttctttgaTCAAGCTTGCTTCTCCATCGCAGGTTTCACGGGGAAGGATATCAGGAAGGCTATGAAGAAGGCAACAGTTTGGGTATAATCGAAGGAAGACAGTATGGCACATTACATGGAGCCAAAATTGGATCGGAGGTGAGTGGGACCCCCCCgcccttatttttagaaatgaatcCTTTTCACTCATAGTTTATAGTTTACTGTGATGATCAGTATGGTAGAGCCAGAACTGGAGGCCTATTTAAACGGCGGTGGACTAGAGAATGTTGATGGAGCAACATTCTTCATCCAGAAGGACAGAGCATGTTGGTGTGCGAGCACGCCTCGTCTCTGCGCTCCACAGATACTGTGATTTTTACAGATGGAAGGTCTGTGCACTCCCGTGCCAGGCAGGCTGTCAGCACCATTTTTTCCAGCAGTATTTGCTCACTTCTTGTGTCTGTGTCACACTTCGGTGATTCTTGCATTTCACACCTTTTCATTATTACATTCGCTTCGGTGATCAGtaatcagtgattatgactcgcTGAGAGTCTGATGAGGGTTAGTGTTTTTTAGCAGTAAAGTATTTTTTACTGAAGGTGTGTACATTATTTTGTAGACATTTTGTACATTGCTGTTGCACCCATGGTAGAGTAGAGTGtggtgtaaacataactttcCTATGCGCTGGGAAACCAAGCTGTTCACTGTCGCGGTGGTCCAGAACCGAACCCGTGTCTCTCTGAGGTGTGCCTGTGTAAGGAGGATGAAGTGGTACGGTCTGGGGAATGAGAAAGCCGGTCCTCGGCCACCTCAGTTTACGCCAGCGTATCACGGTGCTTCCACCACCTGAATCCTTACCCTGTGTCACCCCTTCCCATTGAAGTCCTCTGAAATCCATAGTCGTCTTCTCTTCTGCCCTTTGCCCTCACTGGGCCCTCGCTATGGAGGACCGGCCTTGCTACAGAGGACCGGCTCTGAATGACAGCCTGTGGCAGTCAGGATCACCACAAACTGTGTGGGCCTCCAACGACACGCTGgactgggtggttctggctccgGGCCGCACGGTGCTGGAGTCCTGCCTGCAGCCATGGGAAGGCTCGCTTGGGGCTGGGAGGGCCACTTCTGAGAGGGCTTACTCACACAGCTGCTCTTGCCGCGTGGACCTCTCCATAGGGCTGCTGGAGTGGCCTCATGACACTTGGGTCAGTGATGCAAGACAACAAGGCAGGAGTGACGTCGTCTGCTATGCCTAAATTCAGCAGCCATGCGCGGGGCCACCCCGCTGCAGTCAGAGGGGACCACACAGGACATGCAGACCCAGGGGCGGGGCCAGCGGCACCTTCTGGGAGGCTGCCGCCCCACTGAAGCCTCGGCCACCTGACTTCTGTGGTCTCGTGCCCAGCAGGTGCTTCCAGAACTGCAGCGTGAGAAGCAccactgcccttcctccccacctttAGTTTCGAGAGCTTGATAATTAGATACAGTGTAGCTTGTTGCTTATTAATTTCACGCTTAACTGTTTTGTGAATTCACAGATTGGGTGCTATCAAGGCTTTGCTTTCGCTTGGAGATGTCTCCTTCACAGTTGTACCACTGAGAAAGACAGGTAAAGTTtaagacttctttctttttcattgtgtGGAGGAGGAGTGTGGTTCCATAGCTTACTCTGACTTGGGGCAGttcgtgcctcagttttcctcatctgtcacGTGGAGAAGATAGACCAAATTTGAATGTTGTCACATATTCACAGGAAATCGTAACTAGCGCAGAGCTCATTTTCGGTGTCTGGTGAACACGCGTTATTACTTGTCGAGCCTTCTTGGAGCCCTCTGCCTTTTCCCTGCAAGCATCAGAGCACCAAGTGGATTTTAGATCCCCTGCCAGTAAAATAATGTTGAAGTGGATGCTGTCTTCTCGTTTATCTTTCCTCGGAGCTTCTAATAAACGCAGTACGGTAACCTTGGTATGACTAGGGTTGGAAATGGTGACTCTGTTGTCACTAGGTTTTTAGTGCAGCCAGCGAGGTGTGCTAGTGAGATAAGGTGGTGTGTTTAACACGTGTTTGGTTCTTGGAGGCACTGAGTAAATGCTAGCTATTTTTCGGATCATTTGTAGTCTTTTTAAACTGTTCTCGCCATGTGCTACCCGCCGAAGCCCCCGGGACCCCGTTGCACATCTGTCTTCATTCTTAACCTGGGAACGAACCCTGAGGTGAAAGGCACGGGTGGCCTGGCTGTCCCGCTGCTCCTGGGAGCCCAGAGTCCGCTTCGGCTGGTGCCCTGCCTCCTGATGTCTGCTGCCTTCGCCTGGCCTGGGAGGGGCCCAAGGAGAGTGGATGACAGCAGGGAAGGTGGCAGTCCCCTGTCCGAGTGATTCGTCttacttgaaatattttgaatttctaaaatttgGGCGCCTCTGTATTCGAATATGAGGACAAGGGTGCTCACAGCTGACTGTGGGTGATGCTGAGATGGCCTGCCCTACCCCGATGGAGTCCCTGGGCCGCTCCGGCAGCACGAGTTGCTGGCAGTGGACCAGATGTATACGGGAGCCGAGGCGCACCCGGGGTGGGGATGATCCTCTGAGGACTGCGAGAGCGGTTGGGATGGCGCTTGGCAACTTGGGGCGCCACTGGGTGGCAGTCAAAGCCGAGCTTGGCTCTCTTCTCCGCTCCTCTCCGCTCTGCGCTCCAGTCCGTCAGAGGATGAGCAAGGCCGTCCTTGGagctctccctcagcctccccttCTCCGTGACTCCGACATGTGCCGGCTCCTAGAGGAGCGCCGTACCCTGCGTGGAGGGTCGCACACCCAGGGGCTGCTGCCCCGGCCCCCCGAGCAGCGGCCCCCTAATTTCTTAAAGCCACGCACCCTGTCTGTCTCAGCTAGAGGGGGCCCGCGCTGGTTGGCTGGGGGCTGGCAGAAGCCGTCCAGCGCGCCTCgctgccgccccctccccaccagcgcAGCTCGAGGGCCTCCTTGAAACGCAACCTAGAAGCCTGTCTCCTAGGGCTGTGGGTCATGGTTTTTTGCATTCTTATGTTAGTacagtttttaaataatggtAGAAGGCTGATAGAGgatcttctgtttctttacatTCCAAGTAAGGGAAAAGCCCTATCTGCGTTACCATTCAGTAAAATAAGGGGCTTTTAACGCCAGAGAAACCACGGAAGGCGGTATCTCAGACTGAAGGATGGGGCTTTATGTCAGACGACCGTGGCTTCCTGATGGACGTGGAGGTGCCCCCCGCCCAGCAGCCTGGTGGGGCCGTGTGCAGGCCAGCATTTGGCCAGGGCTGAGCTTGAGCTCTGCCGTGTTGTTGGATCAGCCGGGAGCGGGCACACCCCCCTGACACACACCGACTTTGACGGTGTGACGGGCTGGGTGTGTTTCAAGTAGCTTCACTGACCAGAGGAGTAAGTTGCTACTTGCCTAGTTAAAAGTGGCTGGCATTCTTATCACGCTGGAATACAGCCGTTTCCCACATGTTGGCATTGGCCTTCCATCGCCCTGGAAACCGAGTGCTTTGTTGCTTTAATTTACTTCCTTTTGACCTTTTACAGTTTGTATTAGGTAGCCATCTCGTTCTCATAAACCGACTTGCCGTCGGCAGACTTCCTTGTGTACCTAAAAATAGCAGTTATGAGCAGGTACTTAGGAGATGTTGGTTGCTTTTGAGTCATCCTGGGGAAGAGTTCTGTTGAATTCCCATTAATCAAATACCTAGCATCCTTCTGACACTCAGATGACCCAGTGTGGTCTAGGGGAGGGTGCTTGTCAGGATCACTGTGCATTTCCCAGATGTGCACATCTGGGAatggtctcccccacccccaggtgtgAGCCCCGGTATCCAGGGTCCCATGGAAGCCAGGAGACTTCACGCTTACTGAACACCTACCCTGTGCTAGGTTTTGGGCTTTACGGAGGTTACTTCTCTTGAAAGCCGTGAGGTGGCTGTTAAATGTGCATgttacagagaagttaaataccCGAGGGCCTGGGAGCCACCTCGCCTCCCAGCAGAGCTTTGCCTTCCTGGGAGAGGGACATGGACCCAGATACCAGACACTGATTCTTGCCCTTTGGAGGGAGGGGCTTGCTGGTCTACCTGCCGCTGAACTCCCCAAGGCTGTGAGCGTGACATTTCTGGGTCCCGGAAAATCCCAGGCCTACAACAGGCTAGATCGTGTCCCACCGCTCTTTTCTTGCCTGGTTTTGTCTGTTCCCATGTCTGTGACCTAGGGGAGGTCGGCGGGTTGCCTCAGTTGCTTGCTCCCTGGCTGGGATACAGGTATATCCATAAGCTTGATACGCACTTGATGTTGAGTGCGGGGTGTGGGCAAGGGCACATTGCTAGGTAAATAAATGTTGAGTGTAGTGAGAAAATTATTCATCCGGCTTCTGGACTCAGGCATGCTGAGCACGCCCATTGCTTTCAAGTAAGTGATCAGGGTCGTCGTTACATAAGCAGAGCCCACTGTGTACAAAGGactaaaagtttttatttctgtgctttacAGCAAAAAGATGAAGGCCTTAGAATCGTTGATTGGAATGATTGAGAAGTTCCCTTACGATGACCCTACTTATGATAAACTTCACGAGGACTTAGACAAAATTAGAGGGAAATTTAAACAGGTTTGTCCACTGCATGTCTCTCTTTGATAGGAGTGCCTTTCTCCGAGCCAGCCGTGTGCGGTCCCGGGTGCTCATGTCGCTCGTGGTCTCGGGGCTGCTTGTGCCCTGTGCGTGGTCCACAGAAGCACatcatttttgtgtttctatatgagaaaactgaagtcgGTCTAGAGAATGAACAGTCGTTAGAACTTTAGGGGTTGTGTAGACACGAAAAGCTGCAGGTAGAAAGTTTTGTTCTAATTTGTGAGTAGAAatatataagatttaaaaaaaatacatcttttttcttctgtgttttcagcTTTGTTCATTACTAAATGTTCAGCCGGACTTTAAAATTAGTGTGGAAGGTTCTGGACTTTCATTTTGAGGATGACAGATGAACAAAGACGAAACATCAAGGAACAGATGTCCGTATGTTAAGtgtttaaaaatgtgattcaAGGCAAAACAATGATGGAGTGTTCATTGTTCTGTGGGGAGGGTTCCAGTTTGGCCGGTGAAAGGGCTTCCTTCTCCCTGGGGGCTGCCTATGTCGCCTGGGTGCCCCCTGTGGCCCCTCCACACAGGCTCAGCCTTTGTTGGGCCCTGTCTGCTCTGCAGTCTGAGTCCCTGCCAGAGCGCTCGTGAGGCCGCTCACTCCTGGTCCAGGGTTGCTGGCCTGTGGTCCCCTCCAGCTGGGCAGGCCTGGCCGGTTCTAGACGGGGGGTGGCTCTGGCTAGGATTACCCCCTGAGCCTGGACTTGGCGCTCAGAAGAGCAGTTTTTTAGGAACTGAGAGCACCAGGGTTGATGTGACGTGAGTTGGAGGCGGTGTGCCAGGGCTGACATTCACTGACCCTGAGGATGTGCCGGCACTGGGCGCTGGGCTTCCCTGTTCTGTGTAATCCCTTCAGtgttcccactttacagatgaggaaaccgaggcccgcGGGGACTGCCCAGTCCAAGGGATCAGCAGCAGAGCTCGGACTCCGATCCTGCGCCTGCCTGTCACCGCCATCTTGTGCTGCCTGCCCTGGAACCCGCGGTCACGGCCATGGAGTGGGTCGCTGCTCTCAGGCCCAGGGTGCGCGGGTCCCCACTGTGCTCCGTGGAGCCACGGGGAGTCACTGTGGCCAGGTGACACGGCATCTGGCTGAGAGGGGCTTCAGAGGGAGCCTGGACATACTCTTTGCATGTTTCCAGATGGGGGTGGGGCTTTGCAGCATTAAAATGGTTAAGGCGGGAAATACTTTAGGCTAAAGACTGAATGTTGGGCTGCTGCTATCTCTACAGAGTTTGGGAGCCTTGCATTGAGGACACTGTGTATCTCCTGTAACACGACTTCTCTTGTCTTCTGCCCGTACTTCGCAGGCATCTGTATCCACAGGGAGGTACTGGGGGCTGTAGGAGGTTCCGTCAGTGGTTCTTGAGCATCTCTCTGCCCGTCCCCTTGCGCACCCTCCAGGGGGGCGCCCCCAGCATCGCTGGCAGGTCCCGCCTGCTCCCGTCCGAGGCAGCGTGTCTGAAAGTCATGCGTGAGATGAATAAAGGGGTAACCGGGAATCTGTTCCAGTTTTTAACATCATCCTGGATCGTCTTAGTGGTTGTTGCCATGCTGCCCAAGCCGGTGGTCCTGAGAGCCCGCCGGGAGACTCAGGGCTGGGGGCCCCGCAGGAGCGGGTGTGGGTGTTTGCTTCCCTCTCGTCCGGTTCCCTGGGTCAGTGTGCTGAGGGAGAGACCGGGGCTTGACCCTGCCACGCCGCCGCTGGCGTGTGAGTCCCCGAGCATGGCCCTGGCCTTGGCCGCCCGAGCTCCCGGGAGCTGGCGTGCTCATGGCCATAGCCAGCGCCTGCCCGCGACCCGATCCCGCGGCCACCGAGGCCAGCAGCCGACCTCCCTCGCCAGTGGGACgggtcagggggtggggagggggcaactGTGGTGGTTTTCCTTGATGGATTGTTGTGTTTTCTAAGTTCTCTATTGTGGTAATATATTACTTTTACAAGTGGAGAGAAAAATAGCCAGTTTTAAAGCAAAAGGCTGTCTGTGGGAGCATTTATAATGTGATATCCAGCAAATTCATTCCTTACTCCAAGGTATCTGGGATCCAGGTCCGAGGGCAGGCGTGCATTGAGTGGGCCAGACCGCTGCTTCCTGTTACGTTTCTGTCCACGTGTCTCATTAAAACATGTTGTAGACACAGTTCCTGCGAGAGAATGGTGCCCCGTGATGAACGTTAGAGGAGGTGTTCATTCCTCCTCAAGGACCCTGGCTCAGCCACCTGTCAGCAGTTGTAACTGACCCCTCCTGCCCAgactccctctctgtcccccacaGTCTCGGCCTCCCGTTCCGGGGTTTCGTGTGAGCTGCAGGCAGCCACGGGAGGTGGAGCTGCCTCCTGATCTCCTTCAGGTCTCTCCGGACACCAGGCTTGACCTGTGCCTGCCTGGATTCGGTTTCCAGGAACCTCTGGTCGCCCCGACAGACCCCGATTACGGCACAAACCGGGCACCTTAACGCTTCCTTTGCTCTGTCCCGGGTGATGCCATCTGCATTGATGGGTCAGGTGTGAGCATGGCTCTTCTTGGCCGAAGAGATGGTAGTGGAAGTCTCCTGAGGGCCTCTGGGAAAGGTTAGGTCACTCTGGAGAGAGATCTTACCTATTTTGGAAGTTGTCCCATGGAATTACTTGTCCCATGGGGGTGACACCTGGGCTTACTACAGGCAGCTGACCCCTGGCTCTGGATGAAGCCACACCTGGGCACGTGTAGCAGAG encodes the following:
- the LTO1 gene encoding protein LTO1 homolog — protein: MAGSQDMFDAIVMADERFHGEGYQEGYEEGNSLGIIEGRQYGTLHGAKIGSEIGCYQGFAFAWRCLLHSCTTEKDSKKMKALESLIGMIEKFPYDDPTYDKLHEDLDKIRGKFKQLCSLLNVQPDFKISVEGSGLSF